GGCAATGAATCCCAAGGCTGATAATGCATGGCAATATCTAAGAATATCTTTAAGGTATCATCCTGAAGTAGAGAATATGTCTTCTAATCATGCGAACTAGTTCCACTTACATAtatccatttttcattttcattgttGCAGCTGTGTCTCGCGGAATGATATGGTGGAAGCTTGTGATTCCAGGAATCTTGAGATTTTACAGAAGGAGTTTCCTCTATGAATAGAATATGATTCCGAATTTTTAAGTAGGATGGGTATCATGACTAACTGAAACAGGGGCAAAATGTTACTgtcaaaaatcaattcaaaaagcTGTAGATGCTGATGTACCCTTGACAGGTTGCAGCTAGGGCCATGCTGGTAGATGGTATCTGGGGGGAACAAATAatgttttgtatattttatttatgtctcaACACCATGAAGTATGTAATTTTGTTAAACGGGGTATGGGATGGTTGATAGCGAAAGATAATGTTTGTTAGGTGGGAGGAGAGCAGGAAAAGCAATTACGGACTAGTGATTAGCTGCAATAAGCTACTTTGTCTCTCACTTAAATGTAATTGCTGATTGTTGAAAATGGTACGGAACGACGAACAACTGGTCTGCCAAGTGCAATTTGCATCATCTTTGACTTGATTCAGCATCTTCACATCCACCTTACTTGGGTTAGGGGATTAAAAACTGCATAACCAAAATCACAGAAATACTATCTGCTGCCGTAACGGTTATGGACGCATTGCAGTTTATTTTTTGTAGTCTTTTGGATTGAAAATATGTGGAGAAAATTCAAGCAAAATCAAAGCGTTCCGTATGAGGTGATCATTCAAAAAATCAAGATGGGTATGTGATCAGGGATTAAATCACCTTGTTTTCAATATCTcaacaaattttggaaaaagaatTCGTTCGTAATAACACTGATCTCGATGGAAAGATGAAAGCTTATTTGATTGGTCAGTAATAAGTTTTTATGGTCTAAACTGAAATCATGGATCCAAGATTAATATATTTTTGGTAAGGACACTCCTTTATTTGACACACCCTTTACCATGTACATACCTTTCAAATCATCCTGTAAAAGTTGACATGAGATATGTATTTGTATCAAGAAAAAGCAGGttgggactgaattgaataaaatgaaaaatataaagggtaaattacacataaaagtcttattttttaaaaatttatcgaaatgggcccggtattttattatttaccggaatgggccatttttctcgaaatcgcgtccacgccagcgcgatgtcaggggacgtgtcagcaaatTGCGTCCACGTCAGTGCAATTACTTACGTGacaacaaatcgcgtccacgtaagcGCGATTTGCTGATGTGGAAGCAATAATTCATGAACAGTGTGTTTTTTagcttgaaaaattttgaaaggccataacttttggctcggttgtccgattgagacgattttttttatttcgaataacttttcgagatctacgcgctgacaaacGGCCGAAGGCGGTTTGCCGCAGTTTTCGTTAAAAAAGATCTTTTTTTgcctctaaattttgattttttcggtttaaaattgaattttgaaacattcaaatcattattttctttatttatttgaagtaaacaccggattttttttacagaatttttgtattattttttttgatttgaCACGTGAATGGAATAGGTCCGATAACTCattagaacgtaagtaatataattaagataataacagtatttttataatatgtccATTAATTAGTTTAActtagttggttaagatgcttgctcttttcccttagtactttggttcaaatcttgttggtaataattttgaatcttttttgtacttgttgcatttatttttttaatcaattaactcttcaatattacattaatatatattatttgtacaATAGTATAGACGGATTGACAATTTGAGCTACAATATTATGAATATTACTACAATACATAATTTGAGCTACATATTACAGTAATACATTAATATGTATTATTAggggcaaaataccaaaaaaaagggggcaaattacacataaaagcactatttttttaaaatttaacaaaataggcccgatattttattatttaccggaatgggccccAAAATCGCGTGGACGTCAGCGCGATGccaggggacgtgtcagcaaatcgcgtggACGTCAGCGCGTTTTGCTGATATGTCAGAAAATCGCGTCCTTGTAGGcacgatttgtgtccacgtaagcaaagcgcgctgacgtggatgctatttgctgacacgtcccctgatatcgcgctgacgtggacgcgattttcgggaaaatgacccattccggtaaataataaaataccgggcctatttcgataaattttaaaaaaataggggtttttttagtattttgccctaattttttttaggtttattaaaaaaaatagctgTCTAAAAAAAACAGATACATGgcaaaataatatatgaaaaagaaaatatactacttttaattattgttttttcaataaatttacaATAACCGAAACATTTTTTATAAGAATATCTttagaaatattttaattaattgaactacttttaattattttttgcttAGTAAAAAACTGTTGTGGATTGGGTTATTGGGATTTTATCGTTTGGGCTTGTGTTCCGCGTAACTTTTGTAGTTTTCTGTGTTTTTTGGTCGGGCTATACTGGGCTTCTTTTAACCTTACTCCAAGCACTTGATAAGCTACCAGTAAATCTTACAGTTCTGCAGATGTGTAGCCTGTGAATCTTTTGCGTACTCATAGAAATGTTGAAATACAGAAGAAAGCAAGGAGTTTAGTTGATACATGGAAAAAAAGAGTTCAGGTTGAGTTGGATGCTAAATACGGTCCAAATCAGTCTGTTCCCTGGTCTGATCTTGCTAAATGTTGAATCAAGCACTATAGACCTTCTGAGGTTGCAGTGAAGAGTTCACTAACACAATTCTCTGCAACTAAAACTGGTTTTGTTAAGCTTGTTCAAGGAGGGACTGCTACCAAGTCTGCTTCTGCAATGCCGGTACCTATGAAGGCATCAACATTGCCTGCTTCAGCCAGAAGAAAGGCGCGAAATGCTACTATTGTTGGCACCTCTGATCCTCAAACAACCACAAGGGATGAGAAAATCAACAGTTCTAGTGAATCCCACAACAATACTCTGTCATGTTCAAGTGATCATGCGAAGATGGGGGAAATTCCAGTGAAGGAGGATGCAAGAAGTTCTGCAGCTGGTTCAGGAACTGTGACTAAGATCTCAGGTAGCTCATCACGGCACCGGAAATTCATTAATGGTTTGCCAGGGCCATTGGGGGTTCAAAGGGAAACCGGACGATGCAACAATTCTTCTTTGCACAGAAATTCTGCTCCTGGAAAAGTACCACAGTCCAGTTTAACATGTGAAAAGGCGGTGGATGCTCCTATTGCTGAGGGTAATGGTAATAAGTTCATTGTTAAAATCCCAAATCGAGGTAGAGGTCCAGCACAAAGTGTCAGTGGAGGATTTCTTGAAGATCAATTGGTTACAAACAGCAGAGCTTCTTCTCCTGTGCTTTCAGAGAAGCAGGAACAATTCAAACAAAACATGAAGGGGAAGAGTGGTACTTACCAGGAAAATGTTATGACTAATGTAAATAATGAATCCTGGCAGAGCAATGATGTAAAAGATCTGCTGACTGGGTCTGATGAGGGAGAGAGTTCACCCGCAGCTGTTCCTGATGAAGAATACCGTAGAACCGGAGAAGATCTTAAGAAAATAACCGAAGTCACAAAAGTTGCTTCCTCATCTTCTGGAAATGAAATTAAATCAAGGCAGATGCAGAGGGCTTCTTTGAAGTCCATAAATACTCTAATTGATAGTTTTGTTAAGTACACTAAAGCAAATGCATGCATGCCAGTTGCGGATGGTGCTGGAATGAATTTGCTTGCTTGTGTGGCTGCTGGAGAGATTCCTAAGTCGGATGTGGCTTCCGCAATTGATTCTCCACAAAGAAATGCCCCTGTTGTTGAGCACTCTTCCATGGGCAATGATACAACACAAGAACCTTCTGTTGGGTATGAGGTTGTTCAAGATCGAAACTTCTCTGTTGAATGTGTATATGATGAGCATCTGAAGCAGAGTGTTGTTGCTGGTAAATCATGGACTAAAAATGCAGATTGTTCCCTCTCAAGAAACATCTGGAGTGGAGCTGAATGAGCAGTTAACTTCATCAATTATTGATCTACCAAAGAACATCTGGAGAAAAAGGCTGGTGCTATTGATGATGATGGCAGGTTGGACACATTTGGGGCAAATGAAGATAAGGTTTCTGATCTGGATGTAAACCTTCAGAAAGAAGTGGTTGAAGGATCTTCATTGCACCCTCCATGCCATGGAAGTTGATGTTGAGAGCAAAACAGATGTCACTGAAGGTATGGACAGAGGTTCACATACTCCTGAGAAGTCACCAGCTATTGTTGGACATTCTACCAACGGAACAGATAAAAAAGCATCGCCTACCAGTTCTAATGATATGATGGAAACTTGTAATGTAGTAAAGGCCGAGAAGGATGTTGAGGCTGATGTTCGTAGTCAAGTCAGTGACAAAGAGAAGCGAAAACCTGATTGGGAAAGTAATGCTTCTTCCCTTATTGATGTCTTAATTAAACTTGAAGTACTTActatttaactttttatttatttataattaaaataggtAACTAAATTGTATCTGTTGTGGTTCAGTGGTCCCTGCCCAGAAAGTTGAGCATATGGAGGAAAATTTAGAAGGTAGTGAGTGTCCTGAACCACACTGTGGACTGTCTCCTTGTGAGGCATCCATATTAATAGAAACAGAACAACCTATTTGGCTTGGTGTAGAGGAGCGTACATCAACCACTGCAGATACTCCTGCTACATGTGCAGATGCAAAAGTAAAACTTGCTACATGTACATTCCCTTTTATATTGTCAGAACTCttttactaaattaagaaaaatggaagtttggacttgatataaaaaaattaaaacatgaaaaaatatgtgatttaaaatttaaattatggaCACAAAATTTCATGTAATTATATAAAACCGATCATAATATGGATACAGAAATggtaaaatgtaaatttaatgaTGTGAGATGAATGTCGTGCAgctgaaaattttgaatatgaacacaataaaaatatatgatatgAATACTTAAATATGTCAAACAAAAACTCAAACATGACACGGACCTACAAATTGCAGAAGGTAAATTTCATCTTCAGAGATCACTGTAATAAGCTTAAATTTGAAAAAGGATATGAACACCAAGAACCAAAAACTATCTAAAGCAAAACATCAACACCCTCAACAaatcaaaacttatataaatcCAGTTATTAACATGAATACCTCAAACGCAATTATGAAACAAAAACACAACACGATCATAATAccttaaaacacaattataacaaAAACAAATCACGACCTTAAATAGCATGAAAAGTTGGAGAGAAATGGATGACAAGGATGTATACAAAATGAACATCTTTTATAAGATCCAATACAAATTTGTCATCACACAGGtttaaaagaaagtgaaaaaaaaaaaaaaagctgatCATTTCATCCAATTTTAAACATTTGAGAAAGGTATAGGTTTTCTGTCTGGCCATGATTCTATTTTCTCAAAGCACTTGACAGGTACCACCCCATCAAAACCCTCAGTCAATATCACTTTGTTGTCTGAAATGTAAAGCTTCATGCCTTCTGCAGTCATCAAGAAAACAAGCGAAGACAACTTAAGAACCGTAGTTTGGCAAGAACAGATCAATATATGTTCGGCCACAACTCtaaagaaaagtgagaaagatGACTTGCAGTTATTGATTTGGTTCATAGAATCATCACCGGACTGAAACTTGAAAGAAGCAAGCATGCTTACCTTCCAAAGCTTTTCTAACATCAAGATAGATCAAAACGTTAACATCTCGTCTCATACCTGAAGAGGGTAAAAGAAACAAATCATCATAAGCCCTCTACAGCTTTTAGATTCACTAAAACTCAATTTATGCCGATTAGTGCTTGTCATTTCCCATTATCGCTTAAAATTCACGTTATATATCGGCATCTTAGTAATCCCCTTTCATAATCTTTAGCATGAATCCTATGGTGAAATGCAGATAACAAGCATAATAACACCCCTAAGCAGTTTGTCACGTATACAATGCTGGCATATTAAAAATAGAGAGTAAAATGAAGAAGTTCGTATGTCACAGTTCAGAGGACCAGTAACGAGAAATTTCATGATATCTCACCACTTATCACTTCACCGTCAGTCGGCAAGCCACTTGAGAAGTGAACATGCAATCTTTTCATGCGCTTCAAACCCGACTCCAAAATTGATTCCAAATTCCTCTTATAGGTTCCATGTACGCAAACTATCATCTCAGGGAAAATCAAGAGGATTATGCAAAATAAAAGGCATAAAGAAAGTCCATAAATCTAAGAGACATGATGTTCTTACATTGCACTTCATCAGCTGAAAGGATTTGTTTCAATAATCTTTCGGACTCAACTGTCTGCCAACGTGACATACAATATCTTCCTTAGAAGTGCATAGACATAAATAAAGATGCTCAAAACAACAGCTAAAAATAATCTAAGGTGAAAATTCAGAtaaagcatgaagaaattgataaatttttaagaaaGATTCATCACCATGACAGTGTGGCCTTGGTTTGCACGTATCAGAAGCTCCCCATTTTCCTCAACAAGGCTAAACCGTTGCTTATTATCTTTTCTGACAGCCTACAATCAATAAACATAAAAACCATGAAATTTCTTTTGGCTGCAAAACGAACATTTTCCTTCTCATGATTGTTTATACACCAACATTTTGGAGACCAAGAATCTAAATTACTACTGGTAACAGCTCAAAGATCACTTATAAGTGAACGACAAATAGTATTTAAAGAAGccattttcatcaattttaactACAAAAGTTGCATACTGCAATGATAGAAAATTTCAATCAAAATAGGAAAGGATTCTCAAGATTAAACAGTGAACAAAGACAAGAAATGATGTTacaaattctacctctttgaTATCATCAACAGTTTGTGACCTTAAAGGGATATTAGCAAATGTTCTCATATTCAGCTTCAGCAAATCTTCAACTTTGACATAACCATCACTTCGCATATTCAAATTCAGTTCAGTAGCCATATGTCGCAAAATTCGTGTCCTAAAAGagattaaaccaaaaaaaaaaaaaaacactaatgaataaaatcaatttaatcatatataaaataaataaataaaaagaattgataGAATGTTTTAATTTCCAACGCTGCTTACAAGAGTCGACCAAGAGCATCAATTTTGTCCTTGCTGCCGCCACGGCCTCCGGAGCTTTCTCGATCATATTTCATATCTTGACCTCTGCCTCCACTGCCAAATCCACCAAAAAGAATAAGagaaaaatttattcaaaatgaataaaaattagattattgATATGAATTTGcgcttaaatttgaaaattaccTTCTATTTGAATGAgcgaaagaagaaaaagaggacaTAGTGTTATTGAGGACTGTGTTCTCCAGGAGATGTAGAGCAGGGAACCTGGAAAGTTGAGTGGGGATAGTTGGACGACGCGTAACACAACAGCGTAAAATTCGAATGCTACCGTTAGTGAGACTAAACCACATATAGGGTAGTTAGATGGTATGCCAAGCTTGAAGATGGGTAACAATAGCGGCAGGAAACCAGTATACGGTGCGCTACGCTCGCGAGCAATGGTCTTTTTGCTACACGTGGCTCTTCCCACAATCTTTTCTGGTTAATACAGTGTTccataaaaatgttaaaaagtatTTTTCCCTTTTgggtaattttcccaattttctttAGGTTTATAGACTTTAAGCGCAATAGAGATGTTGATGCatcaattatattaatatattttatcttaaaattGTACTTATTcatatttgcaaaaaaaattaatccaaatcattttaaattcacccatattaattttacattattttaatttaatatttaataatttatatattttttgtttattaattttttatataattataaaattatattaatatttagattaaaattcgtgttataaattatataatatataaaataacataatataaaatattatagatttAAAATCAAACTAGGTCAAATCGGAGCTTTGAATGTTTAAACACAAGCTCTGCCCGTATCCTAAATGATCTAATATTTCTATCCAAACTCTCAACCCGGAAACCCAAATACGAAAATCGTAACCCTAAACCTGAAACCAAAACCCAAACCGGGATATTCGTAGAATGGGATATAACAGAAAAAATCTACTTGTGTTTTACAAATCTACTTTTTCATTAAGATTCTTTACGACAAAACAGAAAAAATCCAAAGAATGAtaatcaaaaaacataaaaagccGAACTGAGATATTCAAAGAATGGGATATACCCAAGCAGTGATATAACTGGATGAGATAACACCAAACAAGGATATCACAGGAATAGGATATCCCTTGGAGGAATAAGTATGATAGGTAGCCCGGTCCAGACaagaaaaaaaacctaaaccAACCACTAAAACACTTAAACCGGAAGCTAAAAATTGTGAACCggaataaaaaaaatgcaagatATCCTGGGAATAACTTATTCCGAGACGGTATATGACAGGGATAAAGCCGGAGcagaataagaaagaaaattaacTACAGCAAGAGTTAAAAATCTGTACCGGATAGAAAATTCTTTACGACAAAACAGAAAAATCCAAAGCATGATGTCCAAATAAAATTAGTTTGATGGCAACAGTAACATTTATGGTAATTAAAACATGACTACTATTGTGTTGGGGAAATTAACAGACACAGAAGGAAAAAAGACGTTAGAAAAAAATGGAATCGGAGAGAATAAAGTGGAAATCGGAGTACTTCCATGACCAAGCTAACAAGTTCGGTATCAAAATTGAGTTTTGGAACTACTCTATATTCAAAGTAATTAAATAGTCAAGGCATTGGCATCCAGAAAATAAGATTTCTGGAATTCAAATGAGTTCAGTTTTCAGtttataaaaagaaagaaactgtTATTTATGTTTACAAATTAAGTCTCAGACATCTTACCCAGAAAgaaattaatgctaattaaactTTATATAACAAGAGGAAAGAGAGTTTAATTATATTCATACCTGAAATCAATTTCCGATGATGTAGGGGgtttcaaaaattacaaaaaatagaaACAGCAAAAAAAGCCCGAAATTTGGTTACCCGAAACTAAAAAATTTGAGGAAAAAATTGAAAGGAtatcgagagagagagagagagagagagagagagagagagagagagagagagagagagagagaataaatGGGAGAGCTATAGATTGAAGAAAACACAGGAAAAAAGGCTGAGAGAAGAAAAAACAAGAGAGAAGGAAATTATTTATAAAGAAGGGAAAAAGAGTAGCTAAAAAAGGAGAAAGGAACGTtagaaataaaggaaaaatagGACAGAATATGGGAATAAGCTGGTCATTTATTGCCAACTGGTTAGTTTAATTTATggtaatatttatgaaaaaaacgAGAAGAGAAAATTCCCAGTACAATTTCAGATTTTTTGCTTCCCATTAAGTAATTGACAgacttttttttattgttgatttCTAAAACTGAAAACCAAAAGccataaaataaaccaaaaaatacAAGTACAAAAGCATAGTTCTTAAAAGAGAGAACGGAAAAGACAATGTTGAAGAAAAGATTCATACCTGATGAAGCAAGGGATTCCAAAATCCCAAAAACAGAAACAGTAGAGAAAATCACAATATAGTGTCTTTGAATTCTTCTTTCGGGCCTAAAAAATATAAGAGGTAAAATTTGAAATGAGACAGACATAACAAAGGAgagaataaaagggaaaaaaaggaaaatgaggaGAGAATAAACTATGAAAACATGCTCAGTATCACAAGCCACAGGAACTAAGCAGAAACCCGAAAACCATGACCATTATCACAGCCCAAAAAAACAGGACAACTATCACAAGTCGCAAAAAACCAATGGCCACATAGGCCCAGAACAAAAAGAACACGAACCGATCCAAAAACCACGAAACAGTCCCATCTAAACAAACCACCCCAAAACAGAGATGAAAAGGCAAAAAGACAAATGTGGAATTCAAAGCATAAATTCACCAGAGCTCAGAGTACAGAAAACCATCCCCAGGAATTTCCACATTAAAGAGCTTATCATTTCTAGGGGCTCTACTGCAATTGATAGGAATAGGAGAGCTTTTCCTTGTAGCTTTCGAATGTGTTCCATCAGCAAAAGGAGATCGGCatttttggggaagatgatgaagaGGGAGGGGAAGATGGCCGTTTGGTTAAAGGAGTAGAGCTATACTTCAAAAGGGGTCGGGAGTAATCCTGCTCCAGATTGAAAAGTCCTACAATTAACCCCTCTAAAATATCTAGATGGTTGTGATGACCCAAATCTTGCAGGCCCATGTGGCTTCACCCTGCTACGGTACTGATTCCTTTGCTGCGCTACCACAACAAGAGTCTCCATACTTTTTCCTTAAATTTGATGATAAAAAGCCAGAGATTCAACAACACAGTTCGGTCCTATTACAACCCAACAAAGAAAACAAACCAAATCCTTCTAAAATCCCCTAAATCCTTGTTACAGATCACTGAAATTTAATAAAGGACACAACTTTGAGGCCAAATCATGCCCAGAACAACATCGTAAATTTCTCCACCAAATAATGGATATGATTATAGATCAACATGACATGTAACATATAAAAGGGGTAAACTTGTATGAAGGAATAAAATGAAAATCTTTTGAttgcaaaaaaagaaaagggggtGGAATGAGGGTGTTGGTGGGTTTGGATAGTAGGAATGAAACCTTCAATCTCATTTCTTTGCAAATGGGAAAAGACTAACTAGTCAGAAAAACAAATGAGAAGAAAATCAGACCTACCAAAGCTCAACTAAAATGTCATTTCAAATGCTAAACAATAGAGGATATCAAAGAAAAAGAATTCTTTAACATTCAGCAGTTCATCAGATAAAGGCGAAAAGACGATACTGTTACCACTCGGTTACAGTCATTAACAGAAAAgtcccaaaaaagaaaaacaaagattgTCACAGGAGCTTCATGCACTGAAGGCTAAGAGCATACCAATCCTGGAGTCCTTGAAGGGTCCATCATCCGTGTTGCTTGTCCCTGTGGTGGATGGCTAAGAGTGAGAAAAGATCAAATCCTATATGGTTCATGAAAAGTTGAGAACATGAAGAAGTTTTCCTATGCCATAATAGGTGAATCTTTACATATTATCAAGATACAAGTATGCTAATGAACAAGTTAAAAGATTTTATCTTGTAACATGCAGAACAGACTTCTCAAGACAGACCTTACAACCATGCATTGGCATCTATTGTGTGGTGTAGTCTAAATGGATTAAGTTGGATTTCCAGTGGTCTTATCTGAAACTTCAAGACCGTCCACCTATTGCTAGTTGGTTTTTGGTGGGAAGCATAACATCATATGGCTGAGAGCTTATAGTATAGTGTTTATTGTCCTGTCCACTATAAGTTAATTGTTATTCATTTTTTGTTGCCCCACATTTTCTGGAAATTCTCATAAATCTGTTGTTATCGTGCCTAAACATGAGGGAGTATCGAGATGTATCCAAAATCAATTAGGTTTGGCATTTGTTATTGCCATATTACAATAGCCCATGCCAAAGAGGGTAGGAATTCAGATATTTCTTGCAGCATCATGGCACCTTAGCCAAAAATGCATGGTGCACCAAGTAAAACACTGAACCACCCATTGCCCCAGCTAGATACAACCTCAGCAAATATTCAGGTCCAAAGATTCTTCCAATCTGCACAATGCAAAGTAATGagcaaagaaattaaaatggtTGGTGATTAAAGGAGATAAATAAAGGAGCAAAGGACTAGGAAGAAAAACAATGCAGACAGAGcatacaaaaacacaaaaatcaaatGTAGCAATCTTGGCCGAACTTTCCTACTAGGTACTAACAGGTCAGGATGTAAGTGAAATTTCAACTTAGGAAGATTGAAGTGACAGGAAATCCTACCACTTACagagaattttttttccttttataattATGCAAGAAAGTTAAGTGACAACATTAATATAATAGCTTCATTTGGATGAGAATTTCAAAAACAGATTATTAACTTGAAAGCTTCCAAAGCTTGGTTATTCAAAGTGATTTCATATACAAACTtgcaaattaaatttattaacagATTATTAAATTGTGACATGCGTTGTTATGTTTAAAATTTCAGCATTTGAACCAATATTTCTATTAGAAATAACAATTTAACTCCTTcaaaaaaaagtaaactaaattttacttaaaaaatgctCAAGGacctttttgaaaaaatatataaatattagggttGGGGGTTGGGTGTTAAATTTTCTATCGGTGTTAACTTTTCCTCTTCCGTTGCctgcaaaatatataaaaaaatatgaaaataattcaaaatatatatgattCATAGAACACAAGAACCTAACACTAAGCCAAGAGGTTATTAGCTAGCATTTTTCAAAGGTTAATAAGTCTGATGACGATATTTTCAAGAGAATGAACTACGTACCGACAGCATAGAGTCTGGAGCCTCAAGAGGTCCGATATTTGGCTACTGAACAAGGTGCAAGATTGGTTGTAGCCAAAGCTTGAAAAGAGATACCAGGACCCCACCGAAAGTTGGAAAGCATAGTCTTAGTTATATAGCAAAGGGGAAATGTGATACACCTCTACTAAGTCTTTGCTTCAAAGTTTGATGACTCTTGCAGGTCCAACATACACAAGGACAATATGTTGTAGTCTTGTACCATAATTGGGTTTCAATATAATTAGCAACTTCAACCAAAAGGTATGTATTTAGGCTACAACTTTTCAGTTTTTCAAGGTTCTTCTCATGGATCGACTGCCCTCTCTCTCCTCCTATCCCTAGTTGCCATTTTCTGGCCATATCTCTCCAATATATCAGCCAAATCAAATAACCCCACTTCCCTTAATTTCTTGCCAACCTCCTCAAACATCATTACACCTTCCTCATTTGAGTAGTAATGTAAAAATTTATTGTAATCAAATCTAGGCACTTCCATTCCTCTTTTCATTGTTCTCTCCAC
The genomic region above belongs to Gossypium hirsutum isolate 1008001.06 chromosome D05, Gossypium_hirsutum_v2.1, whole genome shotgun sequence and contains:
- the LOC107944116 gene encoding uncharacterized protein: MSGDVSANCVHVSAITYVTTNRVHHYRPSEVAVKSSLTQFSATKTGFVKLVQGGTATKSASAMPVPMKASTLPASARRKARNATIVGTSDPQTTTRDEKINSSSESHNNTLSCSSDHAKMGEIPVKEDARSSAAGSGTVTKISGSSSRHRKFINGLPGPLGVQRETGRCNNSSLHRNSAPGKVPQSSLTCEKAVDAPIAEGNGNKFIVKIPNRGRGPAQSVSGGFLEDQLVTNSRASSPVLSEKQEQFKQNMKGKSGTYQENVMTNVNNESWQSNDVKDLLTGSDEGESSPAAVPDEEYRRTGEDLKKITEVTKVASSSSGNEIKSRQMQRASLKSINTLIDSFVKYTKANACMPVADGAGMNLLACVAAGEIPKSDVASAIDSPQRNAPVVEHSSMGNDTTQEPSVGYEVVQDRNFSVECVYDEHLKQSVVAEHLEKKAGAIDDDGRKKWLKDLHCTLHAMEVDVESKTDVTEGMDRGSHTPEKSPAIVGHSTNGTDKKASPTSSNDMMETCNVVKAEKDVEADVRSQVSDKEKRKPDWEMVPAQKVEHMEENLEGSECPEPHCGLSPCEASILIETEQPIWLGVEERTSTTADTPATCADAKVKLATCTFPFILSELFY